In Desulfoplanes formicivorans, a genomic segment contains:
- a CDS encoding response regulator, with protein MANILVLDDVQDAGTLIKRILSRKGHTVHSFTEEEECIDFARKNPVDLAILDMKLKKMSGMEVLEELMRISSDIKVMMLTGYPTLETARESLSLGAVEYCVKPIDKDELETKVAEMLG; from the coding sequence ATGGCAAACATACTTGTACTCGACGATGTTCAGGATGCAGGTACCCTCATCAAGAGGATTCTTTCCCGCAAGGGGCACACGGTCCACTCCTTTACCGAAGAAGAGGAGTGCATTGATTTTGCCCGCAAGAATCCTGTTGATCTGGCCATCTTGGACATGAAACTGAAAAAGATGAGCGGGATGGAAGTCCTTGAGGAATTGATGCGTATTTCTTCGGACATCAAGGTGATGATGCTGACCGGCTATCCCACCCTGGAAACGGCTCGGGAGTCCCTCAGCCTGGGAGCCGTGGAATACTGCGTCAAGCCCATTGACAAGGATGAACTCGAAACCAAGGTGGCCGAGATGCTGGGGTGA
- a CDS encoding DUF169 domain-containing protein, producing the protein MTYKEMQEMLMKELRLYHYPIAVKFFFDQEAVDAFKSKADYVTPVKPTTFCQWEIAARMKGQIVFGTMDNQGCSNARYNFGWKEFDDAEIKSHAKYTKDLDQAARFVQSKTCLPKGLLGIVVAPLGSIDGLFDPDTVHFYCDNMQAYHLAVDYMAATDTHPLRPTITMNSSACGGNVTSYIHKEFNMLPACSGSYNAGKTERGEINVIIPGEQFPAVMDRLKERIEKTSASITKPGDGFPGQDICKNCPLIVFKKA; encoded by the coding sequence ATGACGTACAAGGAAATGCAGGAAATGCTGATGAAGGAATTGCGGCTGTACCATTATCCCATAGCCGTCAAATTTTTCTTTGACCAGGAAGCAGTGGACGCGTTCAAGAGCAAGGCGGACTACGTAACTCCGGTCAAGCCCACCACCTTCTGCCAGTGGGAAATCGCTGCCCGAATGAAGGGACAGATCGTTTTCGGAACTATGGACAATCAGGGATGTTCCAATGCCCGGTACAACTTTGGCTGGAAAGAATTCGACGATGCCGAAATCAAAAGTCACGCCAAATACACCAAAGACCTGGATCAGGCTGCCCGGTTTGTCCAGTCCAAGACGTGCCTTCCCAAGGGATTGCTGGGGATCGTTGTAGCACCCCTCGGATCCATCGACGGATTGTTCGATCCCGATACCGTCCATTTCTACTGCGACAACATGCAGGCCTACCATCTTGCCGTGGACTACATGGCCGCCACAGACACCCACCCCCTGCGGCCGACCATCACCATGAACTCCTCGGCCTGCGGCGGCAACGTGACCAGCTACATCCACAAGGAATTCAACATGCTCCCTGCCTGTTCGGGCAGTTACAACGCAGGCAAGACCGAACGCGGCGAAATCAACGTGATCATTCCCGGCGAACAGTTTCCCGCCGTCATGGACCGGTTGAAGGAGCGCATTGAAAAGACCAGCGCCTCCATCACCAAACCGGGTGATGGCTTCCCCGGACAGGACATCTGCAAGAATTGTCCGCTCATCGTCTTCAAAAAAGCGTAA
- a CDS encoding sulfite exporter TauE/SafE family protein gives MPTIRKHCIILGLALVAVAIWLDPVWADRLQEAINATPKGTGAGQINPAAPAGFLGIPGAPDINLIVAFFWAIWVGWIFSTVGAFGGIMAGVGHITIFGLSNFASGFKKTSPVLNKLVTDSIRVSNQWLVGTSAASSSFNYYKMGRLVLPLALCLAAGSIAGSYLVPWLTAGKISLKSYIGYFGLFVLFLGCYLFYETTPKGQAGKKKARAAAKAFEEANMGKNRGQASTQDQGVKVLNFALTKCSFTFYGVEFSFNPLVPVCGGFVIAALASFLGVGGGFLLVPFLTSVAGLPMYLVAGTSAFAVLVGMTTSIFTYMVVKDTPVFWPLIGIELLGVLVGSFIGPRTSKYIPDVWLKRLFVVLALYVGIRYTSKGFLGFSLLPPF, from the coding sequence ATGCCAACCATCAGAAAACACTGCATCATTCTCGGACTGGCCCTTGTGGCCGTTGCCATCTGGCTTGATCCGGTCTGGGCCGACCGTCTGCAGGAGGCCATCAATGCCACACCCAAGGGAACGGGTGCCGGTCAGATCAATCCAGCTGCTCCGGCCGGATTCCTGGGCATCCCCGGAGCTCCGGACATCAACCTCATCGTGGCCTTTTTCTGGGCCATTTGGGTGGGTTGGATCTTTTCCACCGTGGGCGCCTTTGGTGGCATCATGGCAGGTGTTGGTCACATCACCATCTTTGGCCTGAGCAATTTTGCCTCCGGGTTCAAGAAAACCTCCCCGGTTCTGAACAAGCTGGTCACCGACTCCATCCGGGTGTCCAACCAGTGGCTTGTGGGCACCTCCGCAGCTTCTTCCTCTTTCAACTATTATAAAATGGGCAGGCTGGTTCTTCCCCTGGCCCTGTGTCTGGCTGCCGGTTCCATTGCCGGTTCCTATCTGGTGCCCTGGCTGACAGCCGGCAAGATCTCTCTCAAGTCGTACATCGGCTATTTCGGCCTGTTCGTCCTTTTCCTGGGCTGCTACCTGTTCTATGAAACCACACCCAAGGGTCAGGCCGGCAAGAAAAAGGCCCGTGCCGCTGCCAAGGCCTTTGAAGAGGCCAACATGGGCAAAAACCGCGGCCAGGCATCCACTCAGGATCAGGGCGTCAAGGTGCTCAACTTTGCCCTGACCAAATGTTCCTTCACCTTCTACGGGGTGGAATTCTCCTTCAACCCCCTGGTTCCCGTATGCGGTGGCTTTGTCATCGCGGCTCTGGCCTCCTTCCTCGGTGTTGGTGGCGGCTTTCTCCTGGTGCCCTTCCTGACCAGCGTGGCCGGCCTGCCCATGTACCTGGTTGCCGGAACCTCGGCCTTTGCCGTGCTCGTGGGCATGACCACCTCCATCTTCACCTACATGGTGGTCAAGGACACCCCGGTTTTCTGGCCCCTCATCGGTATCGAGCTCCTCGGCGTTCTGGTGGGTTCCTTCATTGGCCCCCGGACCTCCAAGTACATCCCTGATGTCTGGCTGAAGCGGCTCTTTGTTGTCCTGGCCCTGTACGTGGGTATCAGATACACGTCCAAGGGATTCCTGGGATTCAGCCTGCTGCCTCCGTTCTAA
- a CDS encoding phosphate/phosphite/phosphonate ABC transporter substrate-binding protein, which translates to MTPFRCRTCLRLLLVALLSILPWMNGCDRGEEVVSVDMGKRETIHQPGQDQALTYAYLPQYSHTVSYKRHNPLVRYLAQKTGLAIRQVFPNTFDEHLDMVRQGKIDISFSNPMVYVHLAEAGARAFARIIEPSSGKPVFRGQIIARADNPFVTRLSDCAGKRWIAVDPLSTGGYLLALGYFKDHGISRDSFACIDFAPGPAGKQEKAILAVYAGKYDIASIREGALSVVSRKIEPDSIRIIATTPPYPSWVYSARKGLDQNIVDRIARAMFTLSLNNPQQAEILRTAGMDGIIPTVDRDYDPIRRLARRLIHDMPPASTPSCNQAGQREGDS; encoded by the coding sequence ATGACCCCTTTCCGATGCCGAACATGTCTGCGCCTTCTCCTGGTGGCCCTGTTGTCCATCCTGCCCTGGATGAACGGGTGCGACCGGGGAGAAGAAGTCGTTTCCGTGGATATGGGCAAGCGGGAGACCATCCACCAGCCCGGCCAGGATCAGGCCCTGACCTATGCCTACCTGCCCCAGTACTCCCACACGGTCTCCTATAAACGCCACAATCCCCTTGTCCGCTATCTGGCCCAAAAAACCGGCCTGGCCATACGCCAGGTTTTTCCCAACACCTTTGACGAACATCTGGACATGGTTCGGCAAGGCAAGATCGACATTTCCTTTTCCAATCCCATGGTCTACGTGCACCTAGCCGAGGCCGGAGCCAGGGCCTTTGCCCGGATCATCGAACCCTCTTCGGGCAAACCCGTGTTTCGGGGGCAGATCATTGCCCGGGCCGACAACCCCTTTGTCACCCGGTTGTCCGATTGCGCGGGCAAGCGGTGGATCGCCGTGGACCCCCTGTCCACCGGCGGCTACCTCCTGGCCCTGGGCTATTTCAAGGATCACGGCATTTCCAGGGACAGTTTCGCGTGCATTGATTTTGCGCCGGGCCCGGCTGGCAAACAGGAAAAGGCCATTTTGGCGGTTTATGCTGGCAAATACGATATCGCCTCCATCCGGGAAGGCGCCCTCTCGGTTGTCAGCCGGAAAATCGAGCCCGACTCCATCCGGATCATCGCCACCACACCGCCCTATCCAAGCTGGGTCTATTCGGCCCGCAAGGGACTTGATCAGAACATTGTGGACCGGATCGCCCGGGCCATGTTCACCCTGTCCCTGAACAATCCCCAACAGGCCGAGATCCTGCGCACGGCCGGCATGGACGGGATCATTCCAACGGTGGACAGGGACTACGATCCCATCCGTCGTCTTGCCCGGCGACTGATCCATGACATGCCTCCTGCCTCGACCCCTTCCTGCAACCAGGCCGGCCAACGGGAAGGTGACTCATGA
- a CDS encoding ATP-binding protein, whose amino-acid sequence MKTFSRMRVRTKVNIGIALIVLFSSLVVTLFVTPITSRALIDEFLKQGRVMAGNLALRATDPLLATDMLALKGMVDELMRVDDDVAYAFIQDDQGRVLVHTFEHGFPSDLRNANQGQDLTTTGIKTIDTGKAKIYDFATPVTIDGKHLGTARVGLSQHKIQQVIQGLIMTIIMIAGLTLCAAFILSALFSRRITFRLGLLQRHAEAIVKGNMEQPTYPGPVTKCWEIRNCQRTSCVAWGNTRYRCWCLGNTQCPECSNLPFPEKLAVCRKCSVFRNRSGDEIQELMETFDIMALTMRSHIDDLKQAEQNMARQQKFLRTILDVSPDLIGLTGPDHKYIAANTAFARYVGKTVDSVIGCTDKDLFPREIAEARMAQAQDILVTGTVTSEEQLLPGHADASGRWFHVIRLAMRDQNRQITGVLTTARDISVLKSYQDQLIQSQKLQSLGKLAGGVAHEINTPLGIILGYAQLLQEDVDKNGPIYNDLEIIIRQTHFCKKIVADMLGFSRQSQSQKVIMCFNNSIMEIIHLVRHSFQLEHVTIVTELDDRFPIIQGDPEKLKQVWMNLLSNALDALEGGGCILVRTRLDVANMTITAWIADSGCGIPPNKINSIFDPFFSTKPTGKGTGLGLSVSFGIIKDHHGTIEATSPLPPEFKTKDMPADSGPGTVFKVSLPLEPLQESGPGYCVIPRSEKMSKP is encoded by the coding sequence ATGAAAACCTTTTCCCGCATGCGCGTGCGGACCAAGGTCAACATCGGCATTGCCCTGATTGTGCTCTTTTCCTCCCTAGTGGTGACCCTGTTCGTCACCCCCATCACTTCCAGGGCCCTGATCGATGAATTCCTCAAACAGGGCAGGGTCATGGCCGGCAATCTTGCCCTGCGGGCCACCGATCCCCTGCTGGCCACGGACATGCTCGCCCTCAAGGGCATGGTGGATGAACTCATGCGGGTGGACGACGATGTGGCCTACGCCTTTATCCAGGATGACCAGGGGCGGGTGCTGGTCCACACCTTTGAGCACGGCTTTCCCTCGGATCTCAGAAATGCCAACCAGGGACAAGATCTCACAACAACCGGCATCAAAACCATCGATACCGGCAAGGCAAAAATCTATGATTTTGCAACACCCGTGACCATTGACGGCAAGCACCTGGGCACGGCCAGGGTCGGTCTCTCCCAGCACAAAATCCAGCAGGTCATCCAGGGCCTCATCATGACCATCATCATGATCGCCGGCCTGACCCTGTGCGCAGCGTTCATTCTTTCGGCCCTGTTTTCGCGGCGCATCACCTTCCGGCTGGGACTTCTCCAGCGTCATGCCGAGGCCATTGTCAAAGGCAACATGGAGCAGCCCACCTATCCCGGTCCGGTGACCAAGTGCTGGGAGATCAGGAATTGCCAGCGCACATCCTGCGTGGCCTGGGGCAATACACGCTACAGATGCTGGTGCCTGGGCAACACCCAGTGTCCGGAATGCTCCAACCTGCCCTTTCCGGAAAAGCTTGCCGTATGCCGAAAATGTTCGGTGTTCAGAAACCGCAGCGGTGACGAGATTCAGGAGCTCATGGAGACCTTTGACATCATGGCCCTGACCATGCGCTCGCACATTGATGATCTCAAGCAGGCCGAACAGAACATGGCCCGGCAGCAGAAATTCCTGCGCACCATCCTGGACGTGTCTCCTGACCTTATCGGCCTGACCGGGCCCGACCACAAGTACATTGCCGCCAACACCGCCTTTGCCCGATACGTGGGCAAGACCGTGGACTCGGTCATCGGATGCACGGACAAGGACCTGTTCCCCCGGGAGATTGCCGAAGCACGCATGGCCCAGGCCCAGGATATTCTGGTTACCGGAACGGTCACCAGCGAAGAGCAGCTTCTGCCTGGACATGCCGATGCATCAGGCCGCTGGTTTCATGTCATACGACTTGCCATGCGCGATCAAAATCGGCAAATTACCGGCGTTCTGACCACGGCCAGGGACATCAGCGTTCTCAAGAGCTATCAAGACCAGCTCATCCAGTCCCAGAAACTGCAATCCCTTGGCAAACTGGCCGGAGGCGTGGCTCACGAGATCAACACCCCCCTGGGTATCATCCTCGGCTACGCCCAGCTGCTGCAGGAAGACGTGGACAAGAACGGTCCCATTTACAATGATCTGGAAATCATCATCCGGCAGACGCATTTCTGCAAGAAAATCGTGGCGGACATGCTCGGGTTCTCCCGCCAGAGCCAGAGCCAGAAGGTCATCATGTGCTTCAACAATTCCATCATGGAGATCATTCATCTTGTCCGTCACAGTTTCCAGCTCGAGCATGTGACCATTGTCACCGAACTTGACGATCGCTTCCCCATCATCCAGGGCGATCCGGAAAAGCTCAAACAGGTCTGGATGAATCTCTTGTCCAATGCCCTGGACGCCCTGGAAGGGGGAGGGTGCATCCTGGTGAGAACCCGCCTTGACGTAGCCAACATGACCATTACCGCCTGGATTGCGGATTCAGGATGCGGGATTCCTCCCAACAAGATCAATTCCATTTTTGATCCTTTTTTCAGCACCAAACCCACGGGCAAGGGAACCGGACTGGGCTTGTCCGTGTCCTTTGGCATTATCAAGGACCACCACGGAACCATTGAGGCCACCAGCCCGCTGCCGCCGGAATTCAAAACCAAGGATATGCCCGCAGACAGCGGACCCGGAACCGTATTCAAGGTCTCCCTCCCGCTGGAGCCGTTGCAGGAATCCGGCCCGGGCTATTGCGTGATTCCGCGATCCGAGAAAATGAGCAAGCCATGA
- a CDS encoding PEP/pyruvate-binding domain-containing protein: MTLRHIFAHWTYETFPPGAIIRSKYNAFARIMREDETCLGIIAEIEDIHARHPMADWSKILHLTFRLDLHVRKMLDHLQRINPLQFMDIMDYASKTSFYMRMAVSVADPEISPPFVFPLAEAFKRKKHANYASTALSRIMAASSSPLPIPRGFVISSSAYHYFIEANDLRPKIDKMLREINLHHPEGITHISRAIQEIIMEAPIPDSVADALEIATLDLVGGSGTVDMDADPRCTPATLGLAAHHVRLSGITLSGILQAWKECLLVKYRPQCISERIEQGLADSEAPMVVMVQAMTAHVESGWFRPEPTRAALDLPERTRQRDMVSIISNVSSSREETATMLLARDEGHRVLLHPEPAFMSPHNAKQLTMQGLAIQDLLPAPHAIGWLLDTRHRLWITSALPLETRTSNRIRFDKTLELVSRLTLTPIDPTRKVTAKHIRSMYDIISFAREKGIKEMFGLVNRSGLGLEGAKLLDRPPVRIWILNLAGGFFPTAAGKSHVGPNEFKSIPMWALWFGMESSLEGQSPASETAQREYRPLLYGHAILSRTYLHVSLHANRDFAEIDTVCGQDASRNHIGFRYKSTVFSPPSACILQMETMLQDHGFTTNRQGNMIEARCENLEETQIQKRLAVLGRLIAKQGPDAAMHQQGG, from the coding sequence ATGACCCTGCGACACATCTTTGCCCACTGGACCTACGAAACCTTTCCTCCCGGAGCCATTATCCGCTCCAAGTACAACGCCTTTGCCCGCATCATGCGCGAGGACGAAACCTGTCTGGGCATCATTGCCGAAATCGAAGACATCCATGCCCGGCACCCCATGGCAGACTGGTCCAAGATCCTGCATCTCACCTTCCGGCTCGACCTGCACGTGCGCAAGATGCTCGATCACCTGCAGCGGATCAATCCCCTCCAGTTCATGGACATCATGGATTATGCGTCCAAGACCAGCTTTTACATGCGCATGGCCGTGAGCGTGGCCGACCCGGAAATAAGCCCCCCGTTTGTCTTTCCCCTGGCCGAGGCCTTCAAGCGGAAAAAACACGCCAACTACGCCTCCACCGCCCTGTCCCGCATCATGGCTGCCAGCTCCTCCCCGCTGCCCATTCCCAGGGGATTTGTCATTTCTTCCAGCGCCTATCATTATTTCATCGAGGCCAACGACCTGAGGCCCAAAATCGACAAGATGCTCAGGGAGATCAATCTGCACCATCCCGAGGGCATCACCCACATTTCCAGGGCCATCCAGGAGATCATCATGGAAGCCCCCATTCCCGACAGCGTGGCCGATGCCCTGGAAATTGCCACCCTGGATCTTGTGGGCGGTTCCGGTACCGTGGACATGGATGCGGACCCCCGATGCACCCCGGCCACCCTGGGGCTTGCAGCGCACCATGTCAGACTTTCGGGCATCACTCTTTCCGGAATACTCCAGGCCTGGAAGGAATGTCTTCTGGTCAAATACCGTCCCCAATGCATCAGCGAGCGTATTGAACAGGGGCTGGCCGACAGCGAGGCCCCCATGGTGGTCATGGTCCAGGCCATGACAGCCCATGTGGAATCAGGATGGTTTCGGCCCGAACCCACCCGGGCGGCCCTTGATCTGCCCGAACGGACCCGACAACGGGACATGGTCTCCATCATCAGCAACGTTTCTTCCTCCCGGGAAGAAACGGCCACCATGCTCCTGGCCAGGGACGAGGGGCACCGGGTACTCCTCCATCCTGAACCGGCCTTCATGAGTCCGCACAATGCCAAACAGCTGACCATGCAGGGACTGGCCATCCAGGATCTGCTCCCCGCGCCCCATGCCATTGGCTGGCTTCTGGATACACGGCATCGTCTCTGGATAACCTCTGCACTCCCCCTGGAAACCAGAACGTCCAACCGGATCCGGTTCGACAAGACACTGGAACTGGTGAGCCGCCTGACCCTGACGCCCATTGATCCGACCCGGAAGGTCACGGCAAAGCACATCAGGTCCATGTACGACATCATCTCCTTTGCCCGGGAAAAGGGTATCAAGGAGATGTTCGGTCTGGTCAACCGTTCGGGCCTGGGCCTTGAAGGGGCCAAGCTTTTGGATCGTCCCCCTGTCAGGATCTGGATTCTCAACCTGGCGGGCGGATTCTTTCCCACGGCAGCAGGCAAGAGCCATGTGGGTCCCAACGAATTCAAATCCATTCCCATGTGGGCCTTGTGGTTTGGCATGGAGTCGAGCCTGGAAGGACAGAGTCCTGCCAGCGAAACAGCACAACGCGAATACCGGCCCCTTTTATACGGCCATGCCATCCTCTCGCGCACCTATTTGCACGTGAGCCTTCACGCCAACCGGGATTTTGCTGAAATCGACACGGTATGCGGCCAGGATGCGTCCCGCAACCATATCGGTTTCCGTTACAAATCAACGGTTTTTTCACCGCCCAGCGCCTGCATCCTCCAAATGGAAACCATGCTCCAGGACCATGGTTTCACCACCAACCGGCAGGGCAACATGATAGAAGCCCGCTGTGAGAACCTGGAGGAAACCCAGATCCAGAAACGGCTGGCTGTCCTGGGAAGACTCATTGCCAAACAGGGACCTGACGCCGCCATGCACCAGCAGGGAGGATGA
- a CDS encoding patatin-like phospholipase family protein: MRFSRPISPDELFSAKIGIALGSGAARGISHIGVLQALNQLGITPFCIAGTSAGAIMGSMYVAGRFEAYADRLERWTRKDTLNILDPVLPRSGLIEGNKFIEFHRQYLNMFRFEECDIPMAMIMTDARTGQEVVARTGSICKALRGTISVPGFITPAQYNGRIFLDGALVNPLPVDVCRNMGADLVIGVDANSRFIKSKMQGKNKTRPQASFLSQQNFIASWAARLEGHDLFPAPFFRKLVQRRNTNGSPDMSLFEIVSNTIDIMENALKETRLAKDPPEILLRPDTRQISFLDIHLAREAIKAGKTSVQEMMEHLEKHPPTPSPARK; encoded by the coding sequence ATGCGATTCTCCCGACCCATTTCCCCGGACGAACTCTTTTCCGCCAAAATCGGTATTGCCCTTGGCAGCGGCGCTGCCCGGGGCATCAGCCATATCGGTGTGCTCCAGGCCCTGAACCAGCTGGGTATCACCCCCTTTTGCATTGCCGGAACCAGCGCCGGGGCCATCATGGGCTCCATGTATGTTGCAGGCAGATTTGAGGCCTATGCCGACCGGCTCGAACGGTGGACCCGCAAGGACACCCTGAACATCCTGGACCCTGTTCTTCCCAGATCAGGGCTCATCGAAGGGAACAAATTCATCGAATTCCACCGCCAGTATTTGAACATGTTCCGCTTCGAGGAGTGCGACATTCCCATGGCCATGATCATGACCGATGCCCGCACCGGCCAAGAGGTGGTGGCGCGCACGGGGTCCATCTGCAAGGCCCTTCGGGGAACCATCTCGGTTCCGGGCTTCATCACCCCGGCCCAGTACAACGGGCGGATCTTCCTGGACGGGGCCCTGGTCAACCCCCTGCCCGTTGATGTCTGCAGAAACATGGGCGCGGATCTGGTCATTGGCGTGGATGCCAATTCCAGATTCATCAAGTCCAAGATGCAGGGCAAAAACAAAACCAGACCCCAGGCGTCGTTTCTGAGCCAGCAAAATTTCATTGCCTCCTGGGCCGCCCGGCTGGAGGGACACGACCTCTTTCCGGCCCCGTTCTTCCGCAAGCTCGTCCAGCGCAGGAACACCAATGGCTCCCCGGACATGTCCCTGTTTGAAATCGTTTCCAACACCATTGACATCATGGAGAACGCCCTCAAGGAAACCCGGCTGGCCAAGGACCCGCCGGAGATTCTCCTGCGCCCGGATACCCGGCAGATCAGCTTCCTGGACATCCACCTGGCCCGGGAAGCCATCAAGGCCGGCAAGACCAGTGTGCAGGAGATGATGGAGCACCTGGAAAAGCACCCCCCAACACCATCTCCCGCCAGGAAGTAA
- the argH gene encoding argininosuccinate lyase, translated as MASSKNKQEKLWGGRFKQSTAPLVEEYTVSETYDRRLYAQDIAGSKAHARMLARQGVLTRDEAQILVDGLDQVAREIQEGTFVWRADLEDVHMNIENRLTEIVGSVGQKLHTGRSRNDQVALDFRLCVVESLQTWERALKGLVESLLEQARNHQETLLPGYTHMQPAQPVSLAHHLLAYCQMFCRDVQRVQDCARRASVSPLGAAALAGTTYPLDPDSVAQELGLQGVFANSMDAVSDRDFVLESLFVGSQIMAHLSRLCEEIIIWSNPGFGFIRLPDAFATGSSIMPQKKNPDVAELMRGKTGRVYGNLMGMLTTMKGLPLAYNRDMQEDKEPFFDTDTTVTMSVTIMGQMVEALMFNPEAMHAALRKGFLNATELADYLVGKGIPFRQAHHITGNAVAYAEKNNKCLEDCSLEELQTFSPLVDQDVFEVLAYDAAVKRREVPGGTGPRSVAAQIRAVQEWLDRSKEV; from the coding sequence ATGGCTTCAAGCAAGAACAAGCAGGAAAAGTTGTGGGGCGGGCGGTTCAAACAGTCCACCGCCCCCCTGGTGGAGGAGTACACGGTTTCGGAAACCTATGACCGGCGGCTGTATGCCCAGGACATTGCCGGTTCCAAGGCCCATGCCCGGATGCTTGCCAGGCAGGGCGTGCTCACCAGGGACGAGGCCCAGATCCTTGTGGACGGTCTTGATCAGGTGGCCAGGGAGATCCAGGAAGGCACCTTTGTCTGGCGCGCTGATCTTGAAGACGTGCACATGAACATTGAAAACCGTCTCACCGAGATTGTGGGGTCGGTGGGCCAGAAGCTGCACACGGGCCGCAGCCGCAACGATCAGGTGGCCCTGGATTTCAGGTTGTGCGTGGTTGAGAGCCTGCAGACCTGGGAGAGAGCCCTCAAGGGCCTTGTGGAGTCTCTGCTGGAGCAGGCCAGGAATCATCAGGAAACCCTGCTTCCGGGATATACCCACATGCAGCCGGCCCAGCCCGTTTCCCTGGCCCACCATCTCCTCGCCTACTGCCAGATGTTCTGTCGTGATGTGCAGCGGGTTCAGGATTGTGCCCGACGGGCCTCGGTCTCTCCCCTGGGGGCGGCCGCCCTGGCCGGGACCACCTATCCCCTGGATCCTGATTCCGTAGCTCAAGAGCTGGGATTGCAAGGGGTTTTTGCCAACAGCATGGATGCGGTTTCCGATCGGGATTTCGTGCTGGAATCCCTGTTTGTGGGTTCCCAGATCATGGCCCATTTGAGCCGGCTGTGCGAGGAGATCATCATCTGGTCCAACCCGGGCTTCGGGTTCATCAGGCTTCCCGACGCCTTTGCCACGGGTTCGTCCATCATGCCCCAGAAAAAGAACCCTGATGTGGCCGAGCTCATGCGCGGCAAGACCGGCCGGGTCTATGGCAATCTCATGGGCATGCTCACCACCATGAAGGGGTTGCCTCTGGCCTACAACCGGGACATGCAGGAGGACAAGGAACCCTTTTTTGACACGGATACCACCGTGACCATGTCCGTGACCATCATGGGGCAGATGGTCGAGGCCCTGATGTTCAACCCCGAGGCCATGCACGCGGCATTGCGCAAGGGGTTTCTCAATGCCACGGAACTGGCCGACTACCTGGTGGGCAAGGGGATTCCCTTCAGGCAGGCTCACCACATAACAGGCAATGCCGTGGCCTATGCCGAGAAGAACAACAAATGTCTGGAAGATTGTTCCCTGGAGGAATTGCAGACCTTCAGTCCGCTGGTGGATCAGGACGTCTTTGAGGTGCTGGCCTATGATGCAGCGGTCAAAAGGCGTGAAGTGCCCGGCGGCACCGGTCCCCGATCCGTTGCCGCGCAGATCAGGGCTGTGCAGGAGTGGCTGGACAGGAGCAAAGAGGTATGA